The following are encoded together in the Streptomyces sp. NBC_00341 genome:
- a CDS encoding CocE/NonD family hydrolase has product MHIRTEFPYETTHEDIRIPLPDGTRLYARIWRPVTDEPVPALLEYLPYRLSDWTAPRDWQRHPWYAGHGYASVRVDVRGHGNSEGLPGDEYDAQELADGVAVIHWLARQEWCSGRVGMFGISWGGFNSLQLAALAPEPLKAIVTVCSADDRYDNDVHYMGGSVLAVDMHAWAATMLAFVCRPPDPAQVGDAWKDMWLERLEAVDPFIHTWLDHQTRDDYWKHGSVCEDYSAIRANVLAVGGWHDPYRDTVLRLVEHLDPAKVRGLIGPWSHQYPDRGLPPGPGIGFLQETLRWWDQHLKDKDTGVMSEPLLRSWISESHRPATVYETLPGRWVGDTSWPSENVSPVAYALKGGPQTVDSPQQTGVDAGRFFPFGNDADLPPDQRDEDAKSVSFEFPVEEAPIEILGRPRVRLRIRMDVPRGQAIARLCDVAPDGSSTLVTRGVLNLAARHGRDRADDWPAGATEDVTFELNGIGHTFPPGHRIRLAVSSSYWPWIWPQAGSKGFTLDAEGSYVELPVRRHTEDPAIHFEEPEQSEPLGVVYPATLDEQRPERLVIRDVAKGEWRMEVDPRYGGTRIYPDGLEFTEDAVETYTIQEHDPLSAHTRSDWTVRLHRPETAWDALIETRSEISADSTHFITSSEVVCKDSGEVVFHRTWEKRIPRTAG; this is encoded by the coding sequence ATGCACATCCGCACCGAATTCCCGTACGAGACGACCCACGAGGACATCCGTATCCCGCTGCCGGACGGCACCCGGCTGTACGCCCGGATCTGGCGGCCGGTCACCGACGAACCGGTGCCCGCCCTGCTGGAGTACCTGCCCTACCGGCTGAGCGACTGGACCGCGCCCCGCGACTGGCAGCGCCACCCCTGGTACGCGGGCCACGGCTACGCCTCGGTGCGCGTCGACGTACGCGGCCACGGCAACAGCGAGGGACTTCCGGGCGACGAGTACGACGCGCAGGAGCTGGCCGACGGTGTCGCCGTCATCCACTGGCTGGCCCGGCAGGAGTGGTGCTCGGGGCGCGTCGGCATGTTCGGCATCTCCTGGGGCGGCTTCAACTCCCTCCAGCTCGCCGCGCTCGCCCCCGAGCCGCTCAAGGCGATCGTCACCGTGTGCTCGGCCGACGACCGCTACGACAACGACGTCCACTACATGGGCGGCTCCGTCCTCGCCGTGGACATGCACGCCTGGGCCGCGACGATGCTCGCCTTCGTCTGCCGCCCGCCCGACCCGGCACAGGTGGGCGACGCGTGGAAGGACATGTGGCTGGAGCGCCTCGAAGCCGTTGACCCCTTCATCCACACCTGGCTGGACCACCAGACGCGCGACGACTACTGGAAGCACGGCAGCGTCTGCGAGGACTACTCCGCCATCCGGGCGAACGTCCTCGCGGTCGGCGGCTGGCACGACCCCTACCGCGACACCGTGCTCCGGCTCGTCGAGCACCTGGACCCGGCGAAGGTCCGCGGGCTGATCGGACCGTGGTCGCACCAGTACCCCGACCGGGGCCTGCCGCCGGGGCCCGGCATCGGCTTCCTCCAGGAGACGCTGCGCTGGTGGGACCAGCACCTCAAGGACAAGGACACCGGCGTCATGTCGGAGCCGCTGCTGAGGTCCTGGATCAGCGAGTCGCACCGGCCCGCCACCGTGTACGAGACGCTGCCCGGCCGCTGGGTCGGGGACACCAGCTGGCCCTCGGAGAACGTCTCGCCGGTCGCGTACGCCCTCAAGGGCGGCCCGCAGACCGTCGACTCCCCGCAGCAGACCGGGGTGGACGCGGGCCGGTTCTTCCCGTTCGGCAACGACGCCGACCTGCCGCCCGACCAGCGCGACGAGGACGCCAAATCGGTGTCCTTCGAATTCCCGGTCGAGGAAGCGCCGATCGAGATCCTGGGCCGCCCCCGGGTACGGCTGCGCATCCGGATGGACGTACCGCGCGGCCAGGCCATCGCCCGGCTCTGCGACGTCGCCCCCGACGGCTCCTCCACGCTCGTCACCCGGGGCGTCCTCAACCTCGCAGCCCGGCACGGCCGGGACCGCGCGGACGACTGGCCCGCCGGGGCCACGGAGGACGTGACGTTCGAACTGAACGGCATCGGCCACACCTTCCCGCCCGGCCACCGCATCAGGCTCGCGGTCTCCTCCTCGTACTGGCCGTGGATCTGGCCGCAGGCCGGCTCGAAGGGCTTCACGCTGGACGCCGAGGGCAGCTACGTCGAACTGCCGGTGCGCCGGCACACCGAGGACCCCGCGATCCACTTCGAGGAGCCCGAACAGTCGGAGCCGCTCGGAGTCGTCTACCCCGCCACCCTCGACGAACAGCGCCCCGAGCGGCTGGTGATCCGCGACGTCGCCAAGGGCGAGTGGCGGATGGAGGTGGACCCGCGCTACGGCGGCACCCGGATCTACCCCGACGGCCTCGAATTCACCGAGGACGCGGTCGAGACGTACACGATCCAGGAGCACGACCCGCTCTCCGCGCACACCCGCTCCGACTGGACGGTCCGGCTGCACCGGCCGGAGACGGCCTGGGACGCGCTGATCGAGACACGTTCCGAGATCAGCGCCGACTCGACCCACTTCATCACCTCCAGCGAGGTGGTCTGCAAGGACAGCGGCGAGGTCGTCTTCCACCGGACCTGGGAGAAGCGCATTCCGCGCACGGCCGGGTGA
- a CDS encoding NAD(P)/FAD-dependent oxidoreductase gives MNSPAPVQARIAVIGAGPGGLTCARILQRHGIPVTVYDRDPDENSRNQGGSLDLHDDNGQIALREAGLLEEFFALARVEGQEMRRLDPAGSVQAHHMPDADETARPEIDRGQLRDLLLRSLTEGTVQWGRALDSVSGPADGARTLRFTDGTTVEADLVIGADGAFSRVRPALSPATPHYTGVGFLEAHFDAVETAHPELAELVGGGSAHAADGDRGLFAQRNSGGHLRVYIMRRVPLDWIAAAGLRPADTEGIRAQLLREYADWSPRILRMITENDGPYVDRPILALPVPHTWESAPGVTLLGDAAHLMPPLGVGVNLAMLDASELALSLARSATVDDAVRGYEKTMLPRSADVARTLEGGAEFLLAAAGPDEDGSAPGRP, from the coding sequence ATGAACAGCCCGGCCCCCGTCCAGGCCCGCATCGCCGTCATCGGCGCCGGACCCGGCGGCCTCACCTGCGCCCGCATCCTCCAGCGGCACGGCATCCCCGTGACCGTCTACGACCGTGACCCGGACGAGAACTCCCGGAACCAGGGAGGCTCGCTCGACCTGCACGACGACAACGGTCAGATCGCACTCCGCGAGGCGGGCCTGCTGGAGGAGTTCTTCGCGCTCGCCAGGGTCGAGGGACAGGAGATGCGCCGGCTGGATCCGGCGGGAAGCGTCCAGGCCCACCACATGCCGGACGCGGACGAAACGGCCCGGCCCGAGATCGACCGGGGACAGCTGCGCGATCTCCTGCTGCGCTCGCTCACCGAGGGGACGGTCCAGTGGGGCCGGGCCCTCGACTCGGTGAGCGGACCGGCCGACGGAGCACGCACGCTGAGGTTCACCGACGGGACGACCGTCGAGGCCGATCTCGTGATCGGCGCGGACGGCGCCTTCTCCCGCGTCCGCCCCGCCCTCTCGCCCGCGACACCGCACTACACGGGGGTCGGCTTCCTCGAAGCGCACTTCGACGCCGTGGAGACCGCGCACCCCGAGCTGGCCGAACTGGTGGGAGGGGGCAGCGCCCACGCCGCAGACGGGGACCGCGGCCTCTTCGCGCAGCGGAACAGCGGCGGCCACCTGCGCGTCTACATCATGCGGCGGGTCCCGCTGGACTGGATCGCGGCGGCGGGGCTCCGCCCGGCGGACACCGAGGGCATCCGCGCACAGCTGCTCCGCGAGTACGCGGACTGGTCACCGCGGATCCTCCGGATGATCACAGAGAACGACGGCCCCTACGTCGACCGGCCGATCCTCGCCCTGCCGGTGCCGCACACCTGGGAGAGCGCACCCGGCGTGACGCTCCTCGGGGACGCGGCACACCTCATGCCGCCGCTGGGCGTCGGCGTCAACCTCGCCATGCTCGACGCCAGTGAACTCGCCCTGTCGCTGGCCCGCTCCGCCACCGTCGACGACGCGGTGCGCGGTTACGAGAAGACGATGCTGCCGCGCTCGGCCGACGTGGCGCGCACGCTCGAAGGCGGAGCTGAATTCCTGCTGGCCGCGGCCGGCCCCGACGAGGACGGCTCGGCCCCCGGCCGCCCCTGA
- a CDS encoding outer membrane lipoprotein carrier protein LolA codes for MAPNDSADTNGTAPHGPGRAVAGRRKAVRYIVPVAVAGVAAATIGLVPALASSGDPDLPEITAQELIEKIAASDTEQLSGTVKISTDLGIPSLGGLAGSFVPDGAGDKGGASADPQSKLTELASGTHTLRVAADGPDRQRVSILDNASEYSLIHNGDEVWAYDSKSNAVYHAEEKAGEHAKRGDQPVPDGMPTTPKAFAEQALKAADGTTSVKVGGTAQVAGRDAYRLVVEPEQSGSTIGSITVAVDAKTGVPLKFTLQPSSGGKAAIDAGFTSVDFGKPAASSFSFTPPKGAEVTEADSAANHEKVHKAEGGLGPFEGLNAKGEGVKVTGKGWSAIAEIKAPGGSGTPSKSSGDKASGGMPAEAQGLLDSMGDKVTGTFGSGTVFKTRLVNALMTDDGRVYVGAVTKDALVKAADNAG; via the coding sequence ATGGCACCGAACGACAGCGCAGACACCAACGGCACGGCCCCGCACGGCCCCGGGCGAGCCGTCGCGGGCCGCCGGAAGGCGGTGCGCTACATCGTCCCGGTCGCGGTGGCGGGCGTCGCGGCCGCGACGATCGGGCTGGTCCCGGCGCTCGCGAGCTCGGGCGATCCGGATCTGCCGGAGATCACCGCGCAGGAACTCATCGAGAAGATCGCCGCCTCGGACACGGAGCAGCTGTCCGGCACGGTGAAGATCAGCACCGACCTCGGCATCCCGTCCCTGGGCGGACTGGCCGGTTCCTTCGTGCCGGACGGCGCGGGGGACAAGGGCGGCGCGAGCGCGGACCCGCAGTCGAAGCTGACCGAGCTGGCGTCCGGCACGCACACCCTCCGGGTGGCGGCCGACGGCCCCGACAGGCAGCGGGTGTCCATCCTGGACAACGCGTCCGAGTACAGCCTCATCCACAACGGTGACGAGGTGTGGGCGTACGACAGCAAGTCCAACGCCGTCTACCACGCCGAGGAGAAGGCCGGGGAGCACGCGAAGCGCGGGGACCAGCCGGTCCCCGACGGCATGCCGACCACCCCGAAGGCCTTCGCCGAACAGGCCCTCAAGGCGGCCGACGGCACCACGTCCGTGAAGGTCGGGGGCACCGCGCAGGTCGCGGGGCGCGACGCCTACCGGCTGGTCGTCGAGCCCGAGCAGAGCGGCTCGACGATCGGTTCGATCACCGTCGCGGTGGACGCGAAGACCGGCGTGCCGCTCAAGTTCACCCTCCAGCCCAGCAGCGGCGGCAAGGCGGCGATCGACGCGGGGTTCACCTCCGTCGACTTCGGCAAGCCGGCCGCGTCCTCGTTCTCCTTCACCCCGCCCAAGGGTGCGGAGGTCACCGAGGCGGACAGCGCCGCGAACCACGAGAAGGTGCACAAGGCCGAGGGCGGGCTCGGCCCGTTCGAGGGCCTGAACGCCAAGGGCGAGGGCGTGAAGGTGACCGGCAAGGGCTGGAGCGCGATCGCCGAGATCAAGGCCCCCGGTGGCAGCGGCACGCCCTCGAAGTCCTCGGGCGACAAGGCGTCGGGCGGCATGCCGGCCGAGGCGCAGGGGCTCCTGGACTCGATGGGCGACAAGGTCACCGGCACGTTCGGCTCCGGCACGGTCTTCAAGACCCGCCTGGTCAACGCGCTGATGACCGACGACGGCCGGGTGTACGTCGGCGCGGTCACGAAGGACGCGCTGGTGAAGGCGGCGGACAACGCCGGCTGA
- a CDS encoding polyprenyl synthetase family protein, whose translation MTVVGPFGLSVRDQALEAGVQAGLAAVESGLLDATKSEVPFITEAAQHLVHAGGKRFRPLLAMLAAQFGDADAPGVVPAAVVVELTHLATLYHDDVMDEADVRRGVDSANSRWGNSVAVLTGDFLFARASHILADLGPEAVRIQAEAFERLVTGQILETAGPRDGRDPVDHYLEVMRGKTGSLVAVACRFGAMMAGADDAATDTLTQYGERLGVAFQLADDVLDIASDSHESGKTPGTDLLEGIPTLPVLRLRAQVEADGKPDDLELVALLDGDLTQDGRLAEALRRLRAHPALEQARRDTIRYAEEARATLAPLPGCYAKSALEEMCDAVVHRAG comes from the coding sequence GTGACCGTCGTCGGGCCGTTCGGACTGAGCGTGCGGGACCAGGCTCTTGAAGCCGGTGTCCAGGCCGGTTTGGCTGCTGTCGAGTCGGGGCTGCTCGATGCGACCAAGAGCGAGGTGCCCTTCATCACCGAGGCCGCGCAGCACCTGGTGCACGCGGGGGGCAAGCGCTTCCGGCCACTGCTCGCGATGCTGGCTGCCCAGTTCGGTGACGCCGACGCCCCGGGCGTGGTGCCCGCCGCCGTGGTCGTCGAGCTGACACACCTCGCGACGCTGTACCACGACGACGTGATGGACGAGGCCGACGTGCGGCGCGGGGTGGACAGCGCCAATTCCCGCTGGGGCAACTCGGTGGCGGTGCTGACCGGCGACTTTCTCTTCGCGCGCGCGTCGCACATCCTGGCCGACCTCGGCCCCGAGGCCGTACGGATCCAGGCGGAGGCGTTCGAGCGCCTGGTCACCGGCCAGATCCTGGAGACCGCGGGTCCGCGCGACGGGCGTGACCCGGTCGACCACTACCTCGAGGTGATGCGCGGCAAGACCGGCTCGCTGGTCGCCGTGGCCTGCCGCTTCGGCGCGATGATGGCCGGTGCCGACGACGCGGCGACCGACACGCTCACCCAGTACGGCGAACGGCTCGGCGTCGCCTTCCAGCTCGCCGACGACGTCCTGGACATCGCCTCCGACTCCCACGAGTCCGGCAAGACCCCCGGCACCGACCTCCTCGAAGGCATCCCGACCCTGCCCGTCCTCCGCCTGAGGGCGCAGGTCGAGGCCGACGGCAAGCCGGACGACCTGGAGCTCGTCGCGCTGCTGGACGGCGACCTGACTCAGGACGGCCGGCTGGCAGAGGCGCTGCGGCGGCTGCGTGCCCACCCGGCGCTCGAACAGGCCCGTCGCGACACCATCCGGTACGCGGAGGAGGCGCGGGCCACGCTGGCACCGCTGCCCGGCTGCTACGCCAAGTCCGCGCTGGAAGAGATGTGCGACGCCGTGGTGCACCGCGCGGGCTGA
- a CDS encoding ABC transporter ATP-binding protein yields MTGAAAVPVIETRGLTKRYRGGQLAVDGLDLTVPGGSVFGFLGPNGSGKTTTIRMLMGLIDPTSGTASVLGRPMPGAARTVLPHVGALIEGPALYGFLSGRDNLVRYDRADPTADPRTRAARVGDALDRVGLAAAGGKKARAYSLGMKQRLGLAAALLRPRRLLVLDEPTNGLDPQGMREIRTLVRELAAEGTTVFLSSHLLDEIEQVCTHAAVMARGRLLTQGPVTELAAGTRGRLAVTTPDPADAARVLAEHGVTGITLDGDRVRADAPPGSVELSDLNAALVKSGVRVRSFGVERASLEDAFVALTGEGFDVAG; encoded by the coding sequence ATGACAGGGGCCGCAGCCGTGCCCGTGATCGAGACCCGGGGGCTGACCAAGCGGTACCGGGGCGGCCAGCTCGCCGTCGACGGGCTCGACCTCACCGTCCCCGGCGGCAGCGTCTTCGGCTTCCTCGGCCCCAACGGCTCCGGGAAGACCACCACCATCCGGATGCTGATGGGGCTCATCGACCCGACGTCCGGCACCGCGAGCGTCCTGGGCCGCCCCATGCCCGGCGCCGCCCGCACGGTCCTCCCGCACGTCGGGGCGCTGATCGAGGGGCCCGCCCTGTACGGGTTCCTGAGCGGCCGGGACAACCTGGTGCGCTACGACCGGGCCGACCCGACCGCCGACCCGCGCACCCGGGCCGCCCGGGTCGGTGACGCGCTGGACCGGGTCGGGCTGGCCGCGGCGGGCGGCAAGAAGGCGCGGGCGTACTCGCTGGGCATGAAGCAGCGCCTCGGACTGGCCGCCGCCCTGCTCAGGCCCCGCAGGCTGCTCGTGCTGGACGAGCCGACCAACGGGCTGGACCCGCAGGGCATGCGGGAGATCCGCACCCTGGTCCGGGAGCTGGCCGCAGAGGGCACCACGGTCTTCCTCTCCTCCCACCTCCTGGACGAGATCGAGCAGGTCTGCACCCACGCGGCGGTCATGGCGCGCGGCCGGCTGCTCACCCAGGGCCCGGTCACCGAGCTCGCGGCGGGCACCCGCGGCCGGCTCGCCGTCACCACCCCCGACCCGGCCGACGCCGCCCGCGTCCTGGCGGAACACGGAGTCACGGGAATCACCCTCGACGGCGACCGGGTGCGGGCCGACGCCCCGCCGGGCTCCGTCGAACTGTCGGACCTGAACGCGGCCCTGGTGAAATCCGGCGTCCGGGTACGGTCCTTCGGCGTCGAACGGGCCTCCCTGGAGGACGCCTTCGTCGCGCTCACCGGAGAGGGATTCGATGTCGCGGGCTGA
- a CDS encoding ABC transporter permease, whose amino-acid sequence MSRAEQVRAEEVREEAPPLPRNPLWTLGILRSELTTTLRRWRTLALLGVLAAVPVLIGIAVRIETANGSPAGPGEGGAGPAFLSQVTNNGLFLVFASLAATLPVFLPMAVGVIAGDSVAGEANAGTLRYLLVAPAGRTRLLLAKYATTLAFCLLATLVVAASALAVGALLFPVGDVTTISGTRIGFGEGLVRAAVIAVAVAASLIGFAALGLFVSTLTNSGIAAMAATVGVLITVQILDTIPQLHGIHPYLFPHYWLSFADLLRAPVYWDDLLKNLELQGLYAAVFGSAAWARFTAKDITA is encoded by the coding sequence ATGTCGCGGGCTGAACAGGTACGGGCTGAAGAGGTACGCGAGGAGGCCCCGCCGCTCCCGCGCAACCCGCTGTGGACGCTCGGCATCCTGCGCTCCGAACTGACCACCACCCTGCGCCGCTGGCGCACCCTGGCCCTGCTCGGGGTGCTGGCCGCCGTGCCCGTACTGATCGGGATCGCGGTGCGGATCGAGACGGCGAACGGCTCACCGGCCGGTCCCGGCGAGGGCGGGGCCGGGCCCGCGTTCCTCTCCCAGGTGACCAACAACGGCCTCTTCCTGGTGTTCGCCTCCCTCGCCGCCACGCTCCCGGTCTTCCTCCCGATGGCGGTCGGCGTCATCGCGGGCGACTCCGTCGCGGGCGAGGCCAACGCGGGGACGCTGCGCTATCTGCTGGTCGCGCCGGCCGGCCGGACCCGGCTGCTGCTCGCCAAGTACGCCACCACACTGGCCTTCTGCCTGCTCGCGACCCTGGTCGTGGCGGCGTCCGCGCTGGCGGTGGGCGCGCTGCTGTTCCCCGTCGGTGACGTCACGACGATCTCCGGCACCCGGATCGGTTTCGGTGAGGGCCTGGTGCGGGCGGCGGTCATCGCGGTCGCGGTCGCGGCGTCACTGATCGGCTTCGCGGCGCTCGGACTGTTCGTCTCCACCCTCACCAACAGCGGCATCGCGGCCATGGCGGCGACGGTCGGGGTGCTGATCACGGTGCAGATCCTGGACACCATCCCGCAGTTGCACGGGATTCACCCGTACCTCTTCCCGCACTACTGGCTGTCCTTCGCGGACCTGCTGCGCGCCCCGGTCTACTGGGACGACCTGCTGAAGAACCTGGAGCTCCAGGGGCTGTACGCGGCGGTGTTCGGCTCGGCGGCCTGGGCGCGTTTCACGGCGAAGGACATCACGGCCTGA
- a CDS encoding TetR/AcrR family transcriptional regulator, with the protein MPDTPAVGRRERKKAATRQAIADAALELFLEHGYERVSVRDVAEQADVSTTTLFAHFPGKEALVFDREAEVEAALTAAVRERPPGQDVVEALRAHALTSWTRMASDPRRDRFTALVDGTPALREYWERMWMRHASALGAVIARELGREADDLACAALARFVLEVPALAASGHDPRAAVETVFDLLIHGWQGSQHP; encoded by the coding sequence ATGCCAGACACCCCGGCCGTCGGCCGCCGCGAGCGCAAGAAGGCCGCGACCAGGCAGGCCATCGCCGATGCCGCCCTGGAGCTCTTCCTGGAGCACGGATACGAGCGGGTGAGCGTGCGCGACGTCGCGGAGCAGGCCGACGTGTCGACGACGACCCTGTTCGCCCACTTCCCGGGCAAGGAGGCGCTGGTCTTCGACCGCGAGGCGGAGGTCGAGGCCGCGCTGACCGCCGCCGTCCGCGAACGACCCCCGGGGCAGGACGTGGTCGAGGCGCTCCGCGCCCACGCGCTGACGTCCTGGACGCGGATGGCGTCGGACCCGCGCCGGGACCGGTTCACCGCACTGGTGGACGGGACGCCCGCGCTGCGCGAGTACTGGGAACGCATGTGGATGCGGCACGCGAGCGCCCTCGGCGCCGTGATCGCACGGGAGCTCGGCCGGGAAGCCGATGACCTGGCGTGTGCGGCGCTCGCACGGTTCGTCCTGGAAGTACCGGCCCTGGCCGCGTCCGGGCATGATCCCCGCGCCGCGGTGGAGACGGTGTTCGATCTGCTGATCCACGGCTGGCAGGGCTCGCAGCACCCGTGA
- a CDS encoding TetR/AcrR family transcriptional regulator, protein MITSPSSLRRSESSRRATLEAALDLCTERGYGRVTVEAIAARAGVSKKTIYRWWPSKSAVLLEAFTEALVQAAPSADTDDIAADLRTHVNGAVGVLSVPPFGPAYAGILSELHHDDELAETVRTQLIEPRFEEVVVRLRVAQERGQIPPGADLRLAVEMLYGPVYYRHVLRKPMQDPEAVALLVDHVLRSLGATAG, encoded by the coding sequence ATGATCACATCGCCGAGTTCGCTGCGCCGTAGCGAGAGCTCACGCAGGGCGACGCTGGAGGCGGCCCTCGACCTCTGCACGGAGAGGGGTTACGGCCGCGTCACCGTCGAGGCCATCGCGGCGCGGGCGGGTGTCAGCAAGAAGACGATCTACCGCTGGTGGCCGTCGAAGAGCGCGGTGCTGCTGGAGGCGTTCACGGAGGCGCTGGTCCAGGCCGCCCCGTCCGCCGACACCGATGACATCGCGGCGGATCTGCGGACCCATGTGAACGGCGCGGTCGGCGTGCTCTCCGTACCGCCCTTCGGTCCCGCGTACGCCGGAATACTCTCCGAGCTCCACCACGACGACGAACTGGCCGAAACGGTCCGCACCCAACTGATCGAACCCCGCTTCGAAGAGGTGGTCGTCAGGCTGCGCGTGGCCCAGGAACGGGGCCAGATCCCGCCGGGCGCCGATCTGCGGCTGGCGGTGGAGATGCTGTACGGCCCGGTCTACTACCGCCACGTCCTGCGCAAGCCGATGCAGGACCCCGAGGCGGTGGCGCTGCTGGTCGATCACGTACTGCGGTCGCTGGGGGCGACGGCGGGCTGA
- a CDS encoding peptide MFS transporter, with the protein MSHTAHDTDPTQPPPGDDHAFFGQPRGLMTLSGLEVWERFSFLGMQAILVLYFADTVANGGMGMEPGTAASVSAAYGTLVYLVSVAGGWLADRILGSYRAVLYGGILIACGHYAMAVPTATMTWVGLGLISAGTGLLKPNVATMVGKLYRTDDERRDAGFALYYMGINIGAFLGPLITGWLGDHASWHWGFSAAAFGMTLGLIQYVLGRRHLAGRKHSAEFPLAPEAKRSIVWRIVLGVVVVAAVATVLALVGWLTMDRFVDVLTVISVIAPVVYFVVMFRSPQVTPEERGRLRPYVVLFLASVVFNFILFQAYSTMMLLASTNARTEIFGFHFPASWYASALGAFEVALAPVVAAVWARMGPRQPHASNKIAMGVILGGLSFLLMVLPTSGHADDSYKMAAWWIVGSYLLLGLGDILLETSGMSATTKLAPKAFASQTMALWFLSLALANGIQAQIVKLYGEVSNPAYFGVNGAIAVVAGVAVVAAAPWLKRTMHPVH; encoded by the coding sequence TTGTCCCACACCGCTCACGACACCGATCCGACCCAGCCACCGCCGGGCGACGACCACGCCTTCTTCGGCCAGCCACGGGGTCTGATGACCCTGTCCGGCCTGGAGGTCTGGGAGCGGTTCTCGTTCCTCGGCATGCAGGCCATCCTCGTCCTGTACTTCGCCGACACGGTCGCCAACGGCGGCATGGGCATGGAGCCCGGCACCGCCGCCTCCGTCTCCGCGGCGTACGGAACCCTGGTCTACCTGGTCTCCGTGGCGGGCGGCTGGCTGGCCGACCGCATCCTCGGCTCCTACCGGGCCGTCCTGTACGGCGGCATCCTCATCGCCTGCGGCCACTACGCCATGGCGGTGCCGACCGCGACCATGACCTGGGTCGGGCTGGGCCTGATCAGCGCCGGTACGGGGCTGCTCAAGCCCAACGTGGCCACCATGGTCGGCAAGCTCTACCGCACCGACGACGAGCGCCGCGACGCCGGCTTCGCCCTCTACTACATGGGCATCAACATCGGGGCGTTCCTCGGCCCGCTGATCACCGGCTGGCTGGGTGACCACGCGAGCTGGCACTGGGGCTTCTCGGCCGCCGCGTTCGGTATGACGCTCGGTCTGATCCAGTACGTACTGGGCCGGCGTCACCTGGCCGGGCGTAAGCACTCCGCCGAGTTCCCGCTGGCTCCGGAGGCCAAGCGCTCCATCGTGTGGCGGATCGTCCTCGGCGTCGTCGTGGTCGCGGCGGTCGCCACCGTGCTGGCCCTGGTGGGCTGGCTGACCATGGACCGCTTCGTCGACGTACTGACGGTCATCTCGGTGATCGCACCGGTCGTCTACTTCGTGGTGATGTTCCGCAGCCCGCAGGTCACCCCGGAGGAACGCGGCAGGCTGCGCCCGTACGTGGTGCTGTTCCTGGCCTCCGTGGTCTTCAACTTCATCCTCTTCCAGGCGTACTCGACGATGATGCTGCTGGCGTCGACCAACGCCCGCACGGAGATCTTCGGCTTCCACTTCCCGGCCAGCTGGTACGCCTCCGCGCTCGGCGCCTTCGAGGTCGCGCTCGCCCCGGTGGTCGCGGCCGTCTGGGCGAGGATGGGGCCGCGCCAGCCGCACGCGTCCAACAAGATCGCGATGGGTGTGATCCTCGGCGGTCTGTCGTTCCTGCTGATGGTCCTGCCGACCTCCGGGCACGCCGACGACAGCTACAAGATGGCCGCCTGGTGGATCGTCGGCTCGTACCTGCTGCTCGGGCTCGGCGACATCCTGCTGGAGACCTCCGGCATGTCCGCGACCACCAAGCTCGCCCCCAAGGCGTTCGCCAGCCAGACGATGGCGCTCTGGTTCCTCTCACTGGCCCTCGCCAACGGAATCCAGGCACAGATCGTGAAGCTGTACGGCGAGGTCTCCAACCCCGCCTACTTCGGTGTCAATGGCGCTATCGCGGTGGTGGCCGGTGTGGCCGTCGTCGCCGCCGCCCCCTGGCTCAAGCGCACCATGCACCCCGTCCACTGA